The following are encoded together in the Triticum dicoccoides isolate Atlit2015 ecotype Zavitan chromosome 6B, WEW_v2.0, whole genome shotgun sequence genome:
- the LOC119322867 gene encoding E3 ubiquitin-protein ligase makorin-like, giving the protein MSNRSICKFFVNGACFKGDYCQFSHDWNDQPNDVCTFYQNGVCSYGSRCRYEHVEVSSEYTPPSTTAALAPFNSYRSWCPLCEGEIDVSNQTQKSLSACSVHQSTWRFDDEDSIPEDGNSLSMSSALTAQNQAPHPLAHLPICSFAAAGTCPYGKKCPQMHGDLCTTCGKQCLHPYRPSEGGAHIKLCKRNNKRLEALKKSEEIECSVCLDRVLSKPTAAEKRFGLLPECDHAFCITCIRKWRSSSLTSSMDIDSTVKACPICRKVSYYVIPSATWYSSKEEKQDIIDGYKAKLKSIDCRYFDFGRDTCPFGGRCFYKHAYTDGRLEEPATVAVLHFHADNGSMEHARNIGLAYLLSRLHL; this is encoded by the exons ATGTCGAACAG GTCCATTTGCAAGTTCTTTGTGAATGGTGCTTGCTTTAAAGGAGACTACTGTCAATTCTCCCATGACTGGAATGATCAACCAAATGAT GTTTGCACATTTTACCAGAACGGTGTGTGCTCTTATGGCAGTCGTTGCAGATATGAACATGTTGAAGTTTCTTCTGAATACACCCCACCATCAACTACTGCAGCACTCGCACCATTCAACTCTTATCGGTCTTGGTGTCCTCTTTGTGAGGGGGAAATAGATGTGAGCAACCAGACACAAAAAAGTTTATCGGCATGCTCTGTGCATCAATCTACCTGGAGATTTGATGATGAAGATAGCATTCCAGAGGATGGGAACAGCTTGTCAATGTCATCAGCACTAACTGCACAAAACCAAGCGCCCCACCCACTTGCTCATCTGCCCATATGCTCTTTTGCTGCAGCTGGAACTTGTCCCTATGGGAAGAAGTGCCCTCAGATGCATGGGGATCTATGCACAACCTGTGGAAAACAGTGCTTGCATCCCTACCGTCCCAGCGAAGGTGGGGCTCATATCAAGCTCTGCAAAAGAAACAACAAACGTCTTGAGGCCTTGAAAAAAAGTGAAGAGATAGAATGTAGTGTATGTTTGGACCGTGTGCTTTCAAAGCCCACAGCAGCGGAAAAGAGGTTTGGGCTTCTACCTGAATGTGACCATGCCTTCTGTATCACATGCATTAGGAAGTGGCGCAGCAGCTCTCTTACGTCTTCTATGGATATCGACTCTACAGTCAAGGCTTGTCCAATATGCCGCAAAGTCTCGTACTATGTCATTCCTAGTGCTACATGGTACTCCTCGAAGGAGGAAAAACAGGATATAATTGACGGTTACAAGGCCAAGCTCAA GTCGATTGATTGTAGGTACTTTGACTTTGGAAGGGACACTTGCCCCTTTGGCGGTCGATGTTTCTACAAG CATGCCTACACCGATGGGCGTTTGGAGGAGCCGGCAACGGTGGCAGTGCTTCATTTTCATGCCGACAATGGAAGTATGGAGCATGCAAGAAATATCGG GTTGGCGTACTTGCTCAGCCGGTTACATCTGTAG